From Lepisosteus oculatus isolate fLepOcu1 chromosome 8, fLepOcu1.hap2, whole genome shotgun sequence, one genomic window encodes:
- the plp1a gene encoding proteolipid protein 1a isoform X1, which translates to MAGCYECCVRCLGGIPYTSLLATLLCFSGIALFCGCGHQALTETERIIETYFARNMQDYATLAYIIQYFQYIIYGLASFFFLYCIVLLAEGFYTTSAVKQTFGEFRSTACGRCLSTTFIVVTYILAVIWLVVFAFSALPVYFFYNMATTCHTINILTETSSSINQLCMDARQYGLLPWNATPGRVCGMTLVAVCKTKEFFLTYDLYVAAFTGAGATLLALLTYMISTTYNYAVLKFLGRKGIGTRC; encoded by the exons ATGG CAGGCTGCTACGAGTGCTGCGTGCGCTGCCTGGGCGGAATCCCCTACACCTCGCTCCTGGCCACCCTGCTGTGTTTCTCGGGCATCGCCCTGTTCTGTGGCTGCGGGCACCAGGCGCTGACGGAGACGGAGAGGATCATCGAGACGTACTTCGCGCGGAACATGCAGGACTACGCCACGCTGGCCTATAT TATCCAGTATTTCCAGTACATCATCTACGGTCTGGCTTCCTTCTTCTTCCTGTACTGCATTGTGCTCCTGGCTGAGGGCTTCTACACCACCAGTGCTGTGAAGCAGACCTTTGGGGAGTTCAGGAGCACTGCCTGCGGCCGCTGTCTCAGCACCACG TTCATCGTGGTCACCTACATCCTGGCCGTCATCTGGCTGGTGGTGTTTGCCTTTTCCGCTCTGCCCGTATACTTCTTCTACAACATGGCCACGACTTGCCACACCATCAACATCCTGACGGAGACCTCCTCCAGCATCAACCAGCTCTGCATGGACGCCAGGCAGTACG GACTGCTGCCCTGGAACGCCACACCAGGGCGGGTGTGTGGCATGACTCTGGTGGCCGTGTGCAAAACCAAGGAG TTCTTCCTGACCTATGACCTGTACGTCGCAGCCTTCACTGGAGCTGGGGCCACCCTCCTGGCGCTG CTGACCTACATGATCTCCACCACCTATAACTATGCCGTGCTGAAGTTTCTGGGCCGAAAGGGGATAGGCACACGGTGTTAG
- the plp1a gene encoding proteolipid protein 1a isoform X2 yields the protein MGCYECCVRCLGGIPYTSLLATLLCFSGIALFCGCGHQALTETERIIETYFARNMQDYATLAYIIQYFQYIIYGLASFFFLYCIVLLAEGFYTTSAVKQTFGEFRSTACGRCLSTTFIVVTYILAVIWLVVFAFSALPVYFFYNMATTCHTINILTETSSSINQLCMDARQYGLLPWNATPGRVCGMTLVAVCKTKEFFLTYDLYVAAFTGAGATLLALLTYMISTTYNYAVLKFLGRKGIGTRC from the exons ATGG GCTGCTACGAGTGCTGCGTGCGCTGCCTGGGCGGAATCCCCTACACCTCGCTCCTGGCCACCCTGCTGTGTTTCTCGGGCATCGCCCTGTTCTGTGGCTGCGGGCACCAGGCGCTGACGGAGACGGAGAGGATCATCGAGACGTACTTCGCGCGGAACATGCAGGACTACGCCACGCTGGCCTATAT TATCCAGTATTTCCAGTACATCATCTACGGTCTGGCTTCCTTCTTCTTCCTGTACTGCATTGTGCTCCTGGCTGAGGGCTTCTACACCACCAGTGCTGTGAAGCAGACCTTTGGGGAGTTCAGGAGCACTGCCTGCGGCCGCTGTCTCAGCACCACG TTCATCGTGGTCACCTACATCCTGGCCGTCATCTGGCTGGTGGTGTTTGCCTTTTCCGCTCTGCCCGTATACTTCTTCTACAACATGGCCACGACTTGCCACACCATCAACATCCTGACGGAGACCTCCTCCAGCATCAACCAGCTCTGCATGGACGCCAGGCAGTACG GACTGCTGCCCTGGAACGCCACACCAGGGCGGGTGTGTGGCATGACTCTGGTGGCCGTGTGCAAAACCAAGGAG TTCTTCCTGACCTATGACCTGTACGTCGCAGCCTTCACTGGAGCTGGGGCCACCCTCCTGGCGCTG CTGACCTACATGATCTCCACCACCTATAACTATGCCGTGCTGAAGTTTCTGGGCCGAAAGGGGATAGGCACACGGTGTTAG